The genome window ACCGCGGCTATGCCGGACGGGTCGCCGGCGGGGTTTTCCATAAAGGAGAAAAGGTGATGGTGCTGCCCTCCGGCTTTATTACCACCCTCGAATCCATCGATTTTGATGAATCGGAAATAAATGAGGCTTTCCCGCCAATGTCCGTTACATTCCGCCTTTCCGACGACCTCGATATAAGCCGGGGCGATATGATCGTCAGAGAAAACAACGTGCCTGAAACCGGGCAGGATATCGAAGTCATGATGTGCTGGATGAGCGATAAACCACTGCTCCCGGGCATGAAATATTATCTACGCCATACCACCTCCGAGGTAAGGGCAATGATCAAAGAGATTGTTTATAAGGTCGATGTCAACACACTCGAACGGGTTCCTGATGGAAAAGAACTGAGAATGAACGAAATCGCCCGTGTGCAACTGCGTACTACCAAACCATTGTTTTACGACAGCTACCGGCGGAACCGTACCACCGGCAGCATTATCCTGATCGAGGAAGGAACGTTCAATACGGTGGGAGTGGGAATGATTGTTTAACTTTGAACTCAACTTTGAACTTTGAACTTTGAACTTAAACAGCATCGGCTGTTAATCACCGGCGGTGCCGGATTCATCGGATCCGCACTCTGCGAGGCCTTCCTGCTGCAGGACAACGAGGTCGTCTGCCTGGACAACTTTCTAACCGGCTTCCGTAAAAACATTGAGCCATTTCTTTCCAACCCCCGTTTTACCTTCATCGAAGGCGACATACGCGATCCTGATACCTGCAAAAAAGCCTGCGATGGGATCGAGTATGTTTTCCACCAGGCTGCCCTCGGCTCTGTACCGCGATCTATCGAGAATCCGGCACGTACCAACGAGATTAATATCACCGGGACCTTGAACATGCTCATCGCTGCCCGCGATGCCAGGGTTAAAAGATTCGTTTATGCTTCCAGTTCGTCAGTCTATGGCAGCAGTAAAAAACTGCCCAAAGTGGAGGAAGAAACCGGCGAGCCTTTATCGCCCTACGCCGTCACCAAGGTCGTGAATGAAAAATATGCCCGGATTTTCCATGACATTTACGGCCTGGAAACCACCAGCCTGCGCTATTTCAACGTTTTCGGCCGCCGCCAGGACCCTCACGGGGCCTACGCTGCTGTCATCCCCAAATGGGTTTCACAACTGATGAAGCACGAACGGCCTGTCATTAACGGCGACGGAAGCTATTCCAGGGACTTTACCTATATCGATAACGTGGTACAGGCGAATGAGCTGGCAGCGTTAGCCCCCACCCCGTCCCTCCCCCACAGGTCCCCACGTACGCGGGGAACAGGGGAGGGAGTCAGGGAGGGGGCTGTCGTTTTTAACATCGCCTACGGCGCCAACACCACCCTCAACGAGCTTTTCAACATCCTCCGCGACAACCTCTCCCGCTTCGATCCGAAGATTGCACGGATTGAACCCATCTATGGCCCCGAACGCCCTGGCGACATCCCCTATTCCCACGCCTCCATCGAAAAAGCACGCGCAGAACTCGGCTATAATCCCCGGTTTGATGCCAGGAAAGGGTTTGAGCTCGCCTGCGAATGGTACCATGAACACCTCCGGTGAGTTTAAAGTTCAAAGTTCAAAGTTCAAAGTTGAGTCCCCTCCGAT of Bacteroidales bacterium contains these proteins:
- a CDS encoding SDR family oxidoreductase, with translation MNFELKQHRLLITGGAGFIGSALCEAFLLQDNEVVCLDNFLTGFRKNIEPFLSNPRFTFIEGDIRDPDTCKKACDGIEYVFHQAALGSVPRSIENPARTNEINITGTLNMLIAARDARVKRFVYASSSSVYGSSKKLPKVEEETGEPLSPYAVTKVVNEKYARIFHDIYGLETTSLRYFNVFGRRQDPHGAYAAVIPKWVSQLMKHERPVINGDGSYSRDFTYIDNVVQANELAALAPTPSLPHRSPRTRGTGEGVREGAVVFNIAYGANTTLNELFNILRDNLSRFDPKIARIEPIYGPERPGDIPYSHASIEKARAELGYNPRFDARKGFELACEWYHEHLR